A DNA window from Ictalurus punctatus breed USDA103 chromosome 11, Coco_2.0, whole genome shotgun sequence contains the following coding sequences:
- the igfn1.1 gene encoding immunoglobulin-like and fibronectin type III domain-containing protein 1.1 isoform X1, with protein MWKRSKVTDQTATGQGGTENQPPKKKGTKRRSKVPGVMITQYVEELPEGKSTPDFTRKPIALTIQEGKLAIFKAKVIGEPKPTVSWKRAKGEMNDPEKFQNKYDPVTNEYTLEIPKVSGEEADTYKCYAVNEYGKAVCPVVLNIIEVGFKKSKEFKKTANLEDPSEFRNKLRRSVGKNVVEKKDGEIDEAVWDLLLSADKKDYERICAEYGITDFRGMLKKLNELKREREQEQALFIQYISNLRHLEVKSENSATFELDMELKDPNSRIFLYKDGVMVPYSKDSESELKHYLKQVGKKYVFTVKNLSPEDAGIYQVDVEGVNVFSTDFKIPPVDFLVKIQEVKAEEREDAIFECVTSLPMNQILWTLKNNPLSNSDKYEITVSEDKMIHRLKVIDCMPVDAGIYCAVAGIKSCSAWLVVEANKNPAMKGKKTVRKTTQAGGSGVDLAKLAAEQQDKNKKEMKDAMEAAKRAKADQDAAAAKAKAEAEDALAASRAAAAAKAAAAAQAAEAALASAKAKGISEKDAKAQAEAAAAAAAAKAQAEAEANARKLAEAKAMAAGMSANDIAKAGAAAAAMLNENIAAAEGLGLGGAGMGRTKGDAGGSGLAGGANATGSSGFSGGADLSGVSGLAGGASPTGGSGFAGGADPLGGSGLSGGAGGVGQALKEGADAGAVSGAKFKKHERTEMDDTVTVMVGEPSSPEVAPVKQTGEPEQSEEQPEQDEMEPEQTEEQPKQAKKQTCVRQGPLLPDTVTVGGNPHGNPSSNPGHNPSGNPGHNPSGNPGHNPSGNPGHNPSGNPGHKHGSNPGHNPSSNPGHNPSSNPGHNPSGNPDGKLNGNPDGNPSGNPGGNGDKPEGNEGAPPDGVATEGTKEESAEAGKHSGCTRQGPLLPEAITDPGVHFTAGLEDCRTIVGEAAELVCKLSSADCKALWYKDGKEISDSTEGMTISKDGATHKLKIHKVSEEFAGKYKLEADGRKTEAMILVEDPPRFATKDLEEFAKPRVVKNNHKAEFKIPYIGREATKIQWYKDGEELTTDANCKIETTENSCRLSLNKLQRKDTGEIKIKIKNEFGTIEATTNLVVLDKPTPPLGPIEIVEASLNCIEIKWRPPKDDGGCPITHYILERNQVGRNTWKKIGQIPGEAHYKDTDVDHGRRYCYRIRAETSEGISEVMETEDVQAGTKAYPGPPSAPKVISAFKDCITLSWTPPSHTGGTNILGYNLEKCKKGSNVWSLVHPPEEPINSKKYACKDVVQGMEYEFRVSAINISGVGEPSAPSEFVFARDPKKPPGKVIDLKVTGSTYNHLSLSWTKPKEAKGEQDEAKGYFVEIRPAESTEWNRCNTNAIIMTSYTVKGLKSMAMYWVRVIAVNEGGAGEPQELNNYILAMPPPVRPRFTDSRIKSFMIVKAGNSGRFTINYVASPWPEVIWLKDSIPVSKRVTVSNAEGRSQILIPSAERSDSGIYTIVVKNIVGQETFSVEIRVTDEPKPPGPVELEENVPGTVTITWVASPDEKRDDRLHYMVSKRDSVKQSWHTVADGIFNNRFTACNIMPGREYQFRVYAKNDMGQSAHSESPKWFIAEKKEKYVVTLPESKHCNLEGPPKFLVPLKLHSAPQGYECYMSCAVRGNPTPHVTWYRNNININTDTNYYITNTCGVCSMLILMVGPKDTGEYKVIAENPLGRAECSTNLTVRE; from the exons atGTGGAAGAGATCAAAAGTTACAGATCAAACTGCCACAGGGCAGGGTG GAACAGAGAATCAGCCTCCCAAGAAAAAGG GTACCAAAAGGCGATCAAAGGTTCCTGGGGTTATGATTACACAGTATGTGGAGGAATTGCCAGAGGGGAAATCTACTCCTGATTTCACCCGCAAACCCATTGCTTTGACCATTCAAGAAG GTAAATTAGCCATCTTTAAAGCCAAAGTGATTGGAGAACCCAAGCCCACTGTGTCATGGAAGAGAGCGAAAGGAGAAATGAATGATCCAGAAAAGTTCCAGAACAAATATGACCCTGTAACTAACGAATATACTTTAGAG ATACCTAAAGTAAGTGGTGAAGAAGCTGACACATACAAATGCTATGCTGTAAATGAGTATGGAAAGGCAGTCTGTCCTGTCGTCCTAAATATCATTGAAG TTGGATTCAAAAAgagtaaagaatttaaaaagacAGCCAATT TGGAGGATCCATCAGAGTTCAGAAACAAGCTTAGGAGAAG TGTTGGCAAAAATGTTGTTGAAAAAAAGGATGGAGAAATTGATGAGGCAGTGTGGGATCTGTTACTGTCTGCTGATAAGAAAGACTACGAGCGTATTTGTGCTGAATATGGCATCACTGATTTTCGTGGAATGCTGAAGAAACTGAATGAGctgaagagagagcgagagcaagaaCAGGCCTTG ttcATTCAGTACATCAGTAATCTGAGACACCTTGAAGTGAAATCAGAAAATTCAGCAACTTTTGAGCTGGACATGGAACTCAAGGACCCCAACAGTCGCATTTTCCTCTATAAA GATGGTGTCATGGTTCCATACAGCAAAGATTCAGAAAGTGAGCTGAAACACTACTTGAAGCAAGTTGGAAAAAAGTATGTGTTCACAGTGAAAAATCTTAGTCCCGAGGATGCTGGTATTTATCAAGTGGATGTGGAAGGAGTCAACGTCTTCTCAACAGATTTCAAGA TCCCCCCTGTGGATTTTCTGGTGAAGATTCAGGAAGTGAAGGCTGAAGAAAGAGAAGATGCCATATTTGAGTGTGTGACTTCTCTACCTATGAACCAAATTTTATGGACACTGAAAAATAATCCATTATCTAATAGTGATAAATATGAGATTACCGTTTCTGAGGACAAAATGATTCACCGTTTGAAAGTCATTGACTGTATGCCTGTGGATGCTGGAATCTATTGTGCTGTGGCTGGCATAAAATCCTGTAGTGCCTGGCTTGTGGTAGAGG CTAATAAAAATCCTGCCATGAAAGGTAAAAAGACAGTCCGCAAGACTACACAGGCTGGTGGCAGTGGAGTTGACCTGGCTAAACTGGCTGCTGAACAGCAAGATAAAAACAAGAAGGAGATGAAAGATGCTATGGAAGCAGCTAAAAGAGCTAAGGCTGATCAAGATGCTGCTGCAGCCAAAGCCAAAGCAGAAGCTGAAGATGCACTGGCAGCATCAAGAGCTGCTGCAGCTGCAAAAGCAGCAGCTGCTGCTCAAGCTGCTGAGGCTGCACTTGCGTCAGCGAAAGCTAAAGGCATATCAGAGAAAGATGCCAAAGCCCAAGCTGAAGCAGCGGCtgcagctgcagcagcaaaGGCCCAAGCTGAAGCTGAAGCGAATGCCAGAAAGTTGGCTGAGGCCAAGGCTATGGCAGCAGGGATGAGTGCAAATGACATTGCTAAGGCAGGAGCAGCAGCTGCTGCTATGCTTAATGAAAATATAGCTGCAGCAGAGGGACTTGGACTGGGCGGAGCAGGCATGGGTAGAACAAAGGGGGATGCAGGAGGTTCTGGTCTTGCAGGAGGTGCCAATGCTACAGGAAGTTCTGGTTTTTCAGGAGGTGCTGATCTTTCAGGAGTTTCTGGTCTTGCAGGAGGTGCCAGTCCTACAGGAGGTTCTGGTTTTGCAGGAGGTGCTGATCCTTTAGGAGGTTCTGGTCTTTCAGGAGGTGCTGGAGGTGTGGGTCAAGCATTGAAGGAAGGTGCTGATGCTGGGGCTGTATCTGGTGCTAAGTTTAAGAAGCATGAAAGAACAGAAATGGATGACACTGTCACAG TTATGGTAGGAGAACCAAGTTCACCCGAAGTTGCCCCAGTAAAGCAAACTGGAGAACCAGAACAGAGTGAGGAACAGCCAGAACAGGATGAGATGGAGCCAGAGCAGACTGAAGAACAGCCAAAACAGGCTAAGAAACAAACTTGTGTCAGGCAAGGCCCACTACTGCCAGACACAGTTACTG TTGGAGGCAACCCACATGGTAACCCAAGCAGTAACCCGGGTCATAATCCAAGTGGTAATCCAGGTCATAATCCAAGTGGTAACCCAGGACATAATCCAAGTGGTAATCCAGGTCATAATCCAAGCGGTAACCCAGGTCATAAACATGGCAGTAACCCTGGTCATAATCCAAGCAGCAACCCAGGTCATAATCCAAGCAGCAACCCGGGACATAACCCAAGTGGCAACCCAGATGGTAAACTAAATGGTAATCCAGATGGCAACCCAAGTGGCAATCCAGGTGGCAATGGTGACAAACCCGAGGGCAACGAGGGGGCTCCGCCTGATGGTGTGGCCACTGAAGGCACAAAAGAAGAGTCAGCTGAGGCTGGCAAGCACTCAGGCTGCACAAGACAAGGTCCTCTGCTTCCAGAGGCAATCACTG ATCCTGGTGTTCACTTCACTGCTGGCCTGGAAGACTGCAGGACTATTGTAGGAGAGGCAGCTGAGCTGGTCTGCAAACTCAGCAGTGCAGATTGTAAGGCGCTCTGGTACAAAGATGGAAAAGAG attTCTGATTCTACTGAGGGTATGACTATCAGCAAAGATGGTGCTACTCATAAACTGAAAATCCACAAAGTATCAGAGGAGTTTGCTGGAAAATATAAATTAGAGGCTGATGGTCGTAAAACTGAGGCTATGATACTTGTTGAAG ATCCACCAAGATTTGCTACAAAAGACCTTGAGGAATTTGCCAAAccaagagtggtcaaaaataatcataaagcTGAATTCAAAATACCATATATTGGCCGTGAGGCCACTAAAATACAGTGGTATAAAGACGGCGAGGAACTTACAACAGATGCAAACTGTAAGATTGAAACTACTGAAAACAGCTGCCGTTTGTCTCTCAACAAACTACAGCGCAAAGACACAGgggaaattaaaataaaaataaaaaatgagtttGGCACTATTGAAGCAACTACTAATCTAGTTGTTCTTG ACAAACCCACTCCACCTCTTGGACCTATTGAGATAGTTGAAGCTTCCTTGAACTGTATTGAGATCAAATGGCGCCCACCAAAAGATGATGGTGGCTGCCCTATCACTCATTACATCCTTGAGCGTAATCAAGTTGGACGCAACACCTGGAAGAAGATTGGACAGATTCCTGGGGAAGCCCATTACAAAGACACTGATGTGGATCATGGTAGAAGATACTGCTACCGCATCAGAGCTGAGACATCGGAGGGTATCAGTGAGGTAATGGAGACAGAAGATGTTCAAGCTGGGACTAAAG CATATCCTGGCCCACCATCTGCTCCTAAAGTGATCAGTGCCTTCAAGGACTGCATCACCTTGTCATGGACCCCTCCAAGTCACACTGGAGGAACCAACATTCTAGGTTACAACCTTGAAAAATGCAAAAAGGGCAGTAACGTGTGGAGCCTTGTACATCCACCAGAGGAACCAATCAACA GCAAGAAATATGCTTGTAAAGATGTTGTCCAGGGCATGGAGTATGAGTTTCGAGTTTCTGCTATCAACATATCTGGAGTTGGTGAACCAAGCGCACCATCAGAGTTTGTGTTTGCTAGAGATCCTAAAA AACCGCCTGGTAAAGTAATTGACCTTAAAGTAACAGGCTCCACATATAACCATTTGTCCCTTTCTTGGACAAAACCAAAAGAAGCAAAGGGAGAACAGGATGAAGCTAAAGGATATTTTGTTGAAATTAGACCTGCAGAGAGCACAGAATGGAATCGCTGCAATACCAATGCCATTATCATGACCTCCTACACTGTAAAGGGATTGAAATCAATGGCCATGTACTGGGTGAGAGTGATAGCTGTGAATGAAGGTGGAGCTGGAGAACCTCAGGAGCTCAATAACTACATTCTAGCTATGCCTCCTCCTG TGAGACCAAGGTTCACAGATTCCAGGATAAAGAGCTTCATGATAGTCAAAGCTGGAAACTCAGGACGATTCACTATCAACTATGTG GCTTCTCCATGGCCTGAGGTCATCTGGCTTAAGGACAGCATTCCTGTCTCCAAACGTGTCACTGTTAGCAATGCTGAAGGACGCTCTCAAATCCTGATTCCATCAGCTGAGCGCTCTGACAGTGGAATCTACACCATTGTAGTAAAGAATATTGTCGGCCAAGAGACCTTCAGTGTTGAGATCAGAGTCACAG ATGAGCCTAAACCTCCAGGGCCTGTGGAACTAGAAGAGAATGTACCAGGCACTGTGACAATCACTTGGGTGGCCTCACCAGATGAAAAACGAGATGATCGTCTGCACTACATGGTGTCCAAGAGGGACTCCGTTAAACAATCCTGGCACACAGTGGCTGATGGCATCTTCAACAACAGGTTCACAGCCTGCAACATCATGCCAGGGAGAGAGTACCAATTCCGTGTCTATGCCAAAAATGACATGGGACAATCTGCTCACTCTGAATCTCCAAAGTGGTTCATTGCTGAGAAGAAAG
- the igfn1.1 gene encoding immunoglobulin-like and fibronectin type III domain-containing protein 1.1 isoform X2, with the protein MWKRSKVTDQTATGQGGTKRRSKVPGVMITQYVEELPEGKSTPDFTRKPIALTIQEGKLAIFKAKVIGEPKPTVSWKRAKGEMNDPEKFQNKYDPVTNEYTLEIPKVSGEEADTYKCYAVNEYGKAVCPVVLNIIEVGFKKSKEFKKTANLEDPSEFRNKLRRSVGKNVVEKKDGEIDEAVWDLLLSADKKDYERICAEYGITDFRGMLKKLNELKREREQEQALFIQYISNLRHLEVKSENSATFELDMELKDPNSRIFLYKDGVMVPYSKDSESELKHYLKQVGKKYVFTVKNLSPEDAGIYQVDVEGVNVFSTDFKIPPVDFLVKIQEVKAEEREDAIFECVTSLPMNQILWTLKNNPLSNSDKYEITVSEDKMIHRLKVIDCMPVDAGIYCAVAGIKSCSAWLVVEANKNPAMKGKKTVRKTTQAGGSGVDLAKLAAEQQDKNKKEMKDAMEAAKRAKADQDAAAAKAKAEAEDALAASRAAAAAKAAAAAQAAEAALASAKAKGISEKDAKAQAEAAAAAAAAKAQAEAEANARKLAEAKAMAAGMSANDIAKAGAAAAAMLNENIAAAEGLGLGGAGMGRTKGDAGGSGLAGGANATGSSGFSGGADLSGVSGLAGGASPTGGSGFAGGADPLGGSGLSGGAGGVGQALKEGADAGAVSGAKFKKHERTEMDDTVTVMVGEPSSPEVAPVKQTGEPEQSEEQPEQDEMEPEQTEEQPKQAKKQTCVRQGPLLPDTVTVGGNPHGNPSSNPGHNPSGNPGHNPSGNPGHNPSGNPGHNPSGNPGHKHGSNPGHNPSSNPGHNPSSNPGHNPSGNPDGKLNGNPDGNPSGNPGGNGDKPEGNEGAPPDGVATEGTKEESAEAGKHSGCTRQGPLLPEAITDPGVHFTAGLEDCRTIVGEAAELVCKLSSADCKALWYKDGKEISDSTEGMTISKDGATHKLKIHKVSEEFAGKYKLEADGRKTEAMILVEDPPRFATKDLEEFAKPRVVKNNHKAEFKIPYIGREATKIQWYKDGEELTTDANCKIETTENSCRLSLNKLQRKDTGEIKIKIKNEFGTIEATTNLVVLDKPTPPLGPIEIVEASLNCIEIKWRPPKDDGGCPITHYILERNQVGRNTWKKIGQIPGEAHYKDTDVDHGRRYCYRIRAETSEGISEVMETEDVQAGTKAYPGPPSAPKVISAFKDCITLSWTPPSHTGGTNILGYNLEKCKKGSNVWSLVHPPEEPINSKKYACKDVVQGMEYEFRVSAINISGVGEPSAPSEFVFARDPKKPPGKVIDLKVTGSTYNHLSLSWTKPKEAKGEQDEAKGYFVEIRPAESTEWNRCNTNAIIMTSYTVKGLKSMAMYWVRVIAVNEGGAGEPQELNNYILAMPPPVRPRFTDSRIKSFMIVKAGNSGRFTINYVASPWPEVIWLKDSIPVSKRVTVSNAEGRSQILIPSAERSDSGIYTIVVKNIVGQETFSVEIRVTDEPKPPGPVELEENVPGTVTITWVASPDEKRDDRLHYMVSKRDSVKQSWHTVADGIFNNRFTACNIMPGREYQFRVYAKNDMGQSAHSESPKWFIAEKKEKYVVTLPESKHCNLEGPPKFLVPLKLHSAPQGYECYMSCAVRGNPTPHVTWYRNNININTDTNYYITNTCGVCSMLILMVGPKDTGEYKVIAENPLGRAECSTNLTVRE; encoded by the exons atGTGGAAGAGATCAAAAGTTACAGATCAAACTGCCACAGGGCAGGGTG GTACCAAAAGGCGATCAAAGGTTCCTGGGGTTATGATTACACAGTATGTGGAGGAATTGCCAGAGGGGAAATCTACTCCTGATTTCACCCGCAAACCCATTGCTTTGACCATTCAAGAAG GTAAATTAGCCATCTTTAAAGCCAAAGTGATTGGAGAACCCAAGCCCACTGTGTCATGGAAGAGAGCGAAAGGAGAAATGAATGATCCAGAAAAGTTCCAGAACAAATATGACCCTGTAACTAACGAATATACTTTAGAG ATACCTAAAGTAAGTGGTGAAGAAGCTGACACATACAAATGCTATGCTGTAAATGAGTATGGAAAGGCAGTCTGTCCTGTCGTCCTAAATATCATTGAAG TTGGATTCAAAAAgagtaaagaatttaaaaagacAGCCAATT TGGAGGATCCATCAGAGTTCAGAAACAAGCTTAGGAGAAG TGTTGGCAAAAATGTTGTTGAAAAAAAGGATGGAGAAATTGATGAGGCAGTGTGGGATCTGTTACTGTCTGCTGATAAGAAAGACTACGAGCGTATTTGTGCTGAATATGGCATCACTGATTTTCGTGGAATGCTGAAGAAACTGAATGAGctgaagagagagcgagagcaagaaCAGGCCTTG ttcATTCAGTACATCAGTAATCTGAGACACCTTGAAGTGAAATCAGAAAATTCAGCAACTTTTGAGCTGGACATGGAACTCAAGGACCCCAACAGTCGCATTTTCCTCTATAAA GATGGTGTCATGGTTCCATACAGCAAAGATTCAGAAAGTGAGCTGAAACACTACTTGAAGCAAGTTGGAAAAAAGTATGTGTTCACAGTGAAAAATCTTAGTCCCGAGGATGCTGGTATTTATCAAGTGGATGTGGAAGGAGTCAACGTCTTCTCAACAGATTTCAAGA TCCCCCCTGTGGATTTTCTGGTGAAGATTCAGGAAGTGAAGGCTGAAGAAAGAGAAGATGCCATATTTGAGTGTGTGACTTCTCTACCTATGAACCAAATTTTATGGACACTGAAAAATAATCCATTATCTAATAGTGATAAATATGAGATTACCGTTTCTGAGGACAAAATGATTCACCGTTTGAAAGTCATTGACTGTATGCCTGTGGATGCTGGAATCTATTGTGCTGTGGCTGGCATAAAATCCTGTAGTGCCTGGCTTGTGGTAGAGG CTAATAAAAATCCTGCCATGAAAGGTAAAAAGACAGTCCGCAAGACTACACAGGCTGGTGGCAGTGGAGTTGACCTGGCTAAACTGGCTGCTGAACAGCAAGATAAAAACAAGAAGGAGATGAAAGATGCTATGGAAGCAGCTAAAAGAGCTAAGGCTGATCAAGATGCTGCTGCAGCCAAAGCCAAAGCAGAAGCTGAAGATGCACTGGCAGCATCAAGAGCTGCTGCAGCTGCAAAAGCAGCAGCTGCTGCTCAAGCTGCTGAGGCTGCACTTGCGTCAGCGAAAGCTAAAGGCATATCAGAGAAAGATGCCAAAGCCCAAGCTGAAGCAGCGGCtgcagctgcagcagcaaaGGCCCAAGCTGAAGCTGAAGCGAATGCCAGAAAGTTGGCTGAGGCCAAGGCTATGGCAGCAGGGATGAGTGCAAATGACATTGCTAAGGCAGGAGCAGCAGCTGCTGCTATGCTTAATGAAAATATAGCTGCAGCAGAGGGACTTGGACTGGGCGGAGCAGGCATGGGTAGAACAAAGGGGGATGCAGGAGGTTCTGGTCTTGCAGGAGGTGCCAATGCTACAGGAAGTTCTGGTTTTTCAGGAGGTGCTGATCTTTCAGGAGTTTCTGGTCTTGCAGGAGGTGCCAGTCCTACAGGAGGTTCTGGTTTTGCAGGAGGTGCTGATCCTTTAGGAGGTTCTGGTCTTTCAGGAGGTGCTGGAGGTGTGGGTCAAGCATTGAAGGAAGGTGCTGATGCTGGGGCTGTATCTGGTGCTAAGTTTAAGAAGCATGAAAGAACAGAAATGGATGACACTGTCACAG TTATGGTAGGAGAACCAAGTTCACCCGAAGTTGCCCCAGTAAAGCAAACTGGAGAACCAGAACAGAGTGAGGAACAGCCAGAACAGGATGAGATGGAGCCAGAGCAGACTGAAGAACAGCCAAAACAGGCTAAGAAACAAACTTGTGTCAGGCAAGGCCCACTACTGCCAGACACAGTTACTG TTGGAGGCAACCCACATGGTAACCCAAGCAGTAACCCGGGTCATAATCCAAGTGGTAATCCAGGTCATAATCCAAGTGGTAACCCAGGACATAATCCAAGTGGTAATCCAGGTCATAATCCAAGCGGTAACCCAGGTCATAAACATGGCAGTAACCCTGGTCATAATCCAAGCAGCAACCCAGGTCATAATCCAAGCAGCAACCCGGGACATAACCCAAGTGGCAACCCAGATGGTAAACTAAATGGTAATCCAGATGGCAACCCAAGTGGCAATCCAGGTGGCAATGGTGACAAACCCGAGGGCAACGAGGGGGCTCCGCCTGATGGTGTGGCCACTGAAGGCACAAAAGAAGAGTCAGCTGAGGCTGGCAAGCACTCAGGCTGCACAAGACAAGGTCCTCTGCTTCCAGAGGCAATCACTG ATCCTGGTGTTCACTTCACTGCTGGCCTGGAAGACTGCAGGACTATTGTAGGAGAGGCAGCTGAGCTGGTCTGCAAACTCAGCAGTGCAGATTGTAAGGCGCTCTGGTACAAAGATGGAAAAGAG attTCTGATTCTACTGAGGGTATGACTATCAGCAAAGATGGTGCTACTCATAAACTGAAAATCCACAAAGTATCAGAGGAGTTTGCTGGAAAATATAAATTAGAGGCTGATGGTCGTAAAACTGAGGCTATGATACTTGTTGAAG ATCCACCAAGATTTGCTACAAAAGACCTTGAGGAATTTGCCAAAccaagagtggtcaaaaataatcataaagcTGAATTCAAAATACCATATATTGGCCGTGAGGCCACTAAAATACAGTGGTATAAAGACGGCGAGGAACTTACAACAGATGCAAACTGTAAGATTGAAACTACTGAAAACAGCTGCCGTTTGTCTCTCAACAAACTACAGCGCAAAGACACAGgggaaattaaaataaaaataaaaaatgagtttGGCACTATTGAAGCAACTACTAATCTAGTTGTTCTTG ACAAACCCACTCCACCTCTTGGACCTATTGAGATAGTTGAAGCTTCCTTGAACTGTATTGAGATCAAATGGCGCCCACCAAAAGATGATGGTGGCTGCCCTATCACTCATTACATCCTTGAGCGTAATCAAGTTGGACGCAACACCTGGAAGAAGATTGGACAGATTCCTGGGGAAGCCCATTACAAAGACACTGATGTGGATCATGGTAGAAGATACTGCTACCGCATCAGAGCTGAGACATCGGAGGGTATCAGTGAGGTAATGGAGACAGAAGATGTTCAAGCTGGGACTAAAG CATATCCTGGCCCACCATCTGCTCCTAAAGTGATCAGTGCCTTCAAGGACTGCATCACCTTGTCATGGACCCCTCCAAGTCACACTGGAGGAACCAACATTCTAGGTTACAACCTTGAAAAATGCAAAAAGGGCAGTAACGTGTGGAGCCTTGTACATCCACCAGAGGAACCAATCAACA GCAAGAAATATGCTTGTAAAGATGTTGTCCAGGGCATGGAGTATGAGTTTCGAGTTTCTGCTATCAACATATCTGGAGTTGGTGAACCAAGCGCACCATCAGAGTTTGTGTTTGCTAGAGATCCTAAAA AACCGCCTGGTAAAGTAATTGACCTTAAAGTAACAGGCTCCACATATAACCATTTGTCCCTTTCTTGGACAAAACCAAAAGAAGCAAAGGGAGAACAGGATGAAGCTAAAGGATATTTTGTTGAAATTAGACCTGCAGAGAGCACAGAATGGAATCGCTGCAATACCAATGCCATTATCATGACCTCCTACACTGTAAAGGGATTGAAATCAATGGCCATGTACTGGGTGAGAGTGATAGCTGTGAATGAAGGTGGAGCTGGAGAACCTCAGGAGCTCAATAACTACATTCTAGCTATGCCTCCTCCTG TGAGACCAAGGTTCACAGATTCCAGGATAAAGAGCTTCATGATAGTCAAAGCTGGAAACTCAGGACGATTCACTATCAACTATGTG GCTTCTCCATGGCCTGAGGTCATCTGGCTTAAGGACAGCATTCCTGTCTCCAAACGTGTCACTGTTAGCAATGCTGAAGGACGCTCTCAAATCCTGATTCCATCAGCTGAGCGCTCTGACAGTGGAATCTACACCATTGTAGTAAAGAATATTGTCGGCCAAGAGACCTTCAGTGTTGAGATCAGAGTCACAG ATGAGCCTAAACCTCCAGGGCCTGTGGAACTAGAAGAGAATGTACCAGGCACTGTGACAATCACTTGGGTGGCCTCACCAGATGAAAAACGAGATGATCGTCTGCACTACATGGTGTCCAAGAGGGACTCCGTTAAACAATCCTGGCACACAGTGGCTGATGGCATCTTCAACAACAGGTTCACAGCCTGCAACATCATGCCAGGGAGAGAGTACCAATTCCGTGTCTATGCCAAAAATGACATGGGACAATCTGCTCACTCTGAATCTCCAAAGTGGTTCATTGCTGAGAAGAAAG